CGTCCGGGGCGCGCATCGCTTCATCGTCTGCAGCTCCGGCGCGCAGTACCCGTCCGCCCTCGCCGCCGACAGCACGGCCTCCGCCGCGGACGGCACCAGCAGCCTGCCGACAACGGCGTATTCGGTCATCCTCGGCACGAAGTACTCGTCCACCAGCACGTTCGACGACCGCACGTTGCCGTGCACCACCGGCGCGTCCCCGTGCCGGCTCTCGTGCAGGTACGCCAGCGCGCGCGCCGCGCCCAGCGCGATCTTGTGCCGCCGCGGCCACGTCAGCGCCGGCCTGCcctcgaggccgccgccgccgtggagGAGGTCGTGGAGCGTCCGGTGCGGGAAGTAATCGTACACGAGCAGCTTCTCGCCGCGCCGGCCCTGGTAGAAGGCCCGGAGCGGCACCAGGTTCTCGTGCCGCGCGCGCCCGATGCGCCGCACGGCCGGCCCGCACGACGCCGCGTCCTTGCAGCTCCCCTCGCGCAGCAGCCGGAGCTCGATGCTGCCGCCGGCGTCCGCCAGCTTCGCCTTGTACACCGTGCAGTAGCTCGCCTTCTCCACCACCTGCCCCGTCGCATTCAGCACCTCCTCCAGCGTCAGGTGCTCACCGCCCTGGAACACCACCAGCTTCCCTTCGCCGCCTTCCTCCGTCTCCACCCcctccgccgccgctcgcctcacCCTGTTCCGCCTCCACCTCCCCTGCGCCCAGCCGATGGACACCGACGCCAGAACGACGGCGCCGGCCATCAGCCCGATGACCATGCCCGCGACGCTGCCGGAGCTGAGGCCCGAAGGGGATACGCACGGCTGCTGCAACGGCGGGCCGCACAGCGCCGGGCTGTTTCCCAGGAACGATTCCGTGGTGAAGCTCGAGGCCGCGAACCCCGGAGGAAGCTGGCCGGAGAAGTTGTTGTAAGAGAGATTGAGCATCTGGAGGCCTCTCATCGCGGCGAGGGGCTCCGGTATGGGTCCCTCGAGGCGGTTGCCGCCGAGGTCGAGGCGCTGGAGGCCACGGAAGCCCGTCAGGAACGCCGGGAAGTCGCCGGAGAAGCGGTTGGCGCCGAGGTCAAGAATCCGGAGACGGTCGCACGTATCGTTGGGCCCGGCCGGCGCGGGAATCGCTCCGGTGAGGGCGTTGCCGTGGAGGCGGAGCTCGGCGAGGCGGTCGCAGAGGTTCCAGATGGAGGGCGGGAGCGCGCCGGAGAGGGCGTTGCCGGAGAGGTCGAGCTCGGAGAGCGCGGGCGCGTTGCCGAGCTCGAGCGGGatggcgccggagagcgagttggcggcgaGGTAGACGGTCTCGAGCGCCGCGAAGGCGCCGAGCTCCGGCGGGAGGCGgccggcgagcgcggcggcggggaggcggatggaggtgaggaggagggcggcgtCCCCGGCGAGCGAGAGGTTGGCccgcgcggcggcggcgtcgcAGCGCAGCGGCCGGCCCGCGGGCGTGGACCAGCGGAGGCCGCGCCAGAGGCAGAGCGGCGTGGAGGCGTTCCAGGTGGCGAGCTGCGCGTTGGCGGCCGCCGCGCCCTGCAGCGCCGGCTTCAGCTTGTCGATGACGAGGTCGACGTCGCCGGCCGCCACGACGAGCAACGGGGAGCGCAGCAGGAAGAAGCAGGCGAAGAGGAGGAGGCAGCGCGGCAGTGCGCGCGCTGTGGTGCGCATCGTACGAACACTGTGCAGGGGGAGCTATGGCTATGGCTAGCTGAATCTGAGTGGAGCTGGAGTGGGCAAGTGAAGTGAAGTGGAGCAAGAAAGAAGAAAGCGAGGCAGAGCAGCTTGGTCGGTCGTCTAGTCGTCCTTGTGAATGTTCT
This region of Triticum aestivum cultivar Chinese Spring chromosome 2D, IWGSC CS RefSeq v2.1, whole genome shotgun sequence genomic DNA includes:
- the LOC123051438 gene encoding putative kinase-like protein TMKL1, whose product is MRTTARALPRCLLLFACFFLLRSPLLVVAAGDVDLVIDKLKPALQGAAAANAQLATWNASTPLCLWRGLRWSTPAGRPLRCDAAAARANLSLAGDAALLLTSIRLPAAALAGRLPPELGAFAALETVYLAANSLSGAIPLELGNAPALSELDLSGNALSGALPPSIWNLCDRLAELRLHGNALTGAIPAPAGPNDTCDRLRILDLGANRFSGDFPAFLTGFRGLQRLDLGGNRLEGPIPEPLAAMRGLQMLNLSYNNFSGQLPPGFAASSFTTESFLGNSPALCGPPLQQPCVSPSGLSSGSVAGMVIGLMAGAVVLASVSIGWAQGRWRRNRVRRAAAEGVETEEGGEGKLVVFQGGEHLTLEEVLNATGQVVEKASYCTVYKAKLADAGGSIELRLLREGSCKDAASCGPAVRRIGRARHENLVPLRAFYQGRRGEKLLVYDYFPHRTLHDLLHGGGGLEGRPALTWPRRHKIALGAARALAYLHESRHGDAPVVHGNVRSSNVLVDEYFVPRMTEYAVVGRLLVPSAAEAVLSAARADGYCAPELQTMKRCAPRTDVYAFGILLLELLMGRKPAPAANGGDDLPSLVKAAVLEETAVEVFDPEVAKGVRSPAEEGLVQALKLAMGCCAPVAAARPSMAEVARQLEESRPKASRSALYSPAETRSEAGTPTTAA